The following proteins are co-located in the Thermus thermophilus HB8 genome:
- a CDS encoding response regulator transcription factor, whose protein sequence is MEPPLILIVEDEKDIARFIELELQAEGYRTEVAHDGITGLSKFREVSPNLVILDLMLPVMDGIEVAKRIRKTSNVPILILTAKDRVEDKVAGLDAGADDYLVKPFSIEELLARVRAHLRRVTPAITGEIRVADLIINLEGREVFRGNRRIELSNKEFELLELLAKNPGKVFSRYEIEEKVWPGYQGGSNVVDVYIGYLRKKLEAGGERRLIHTVRGVGYVLRED, encoded by the coding sequence ATGGAGCCGCCCCTGATCCTCATCGTGGAGGACGAGAAGGACATCGCCCGCTTCATTGAGCTTGAGCTCCAGGCCGAGGGCTACCGCACCGAGGTGGCCCACGACGGGATCACCGGGCTTTCCAAGTTCCGGGAGGTGAGCCCCAACCTGGTGATCCTGGACCTGATGCTCCCCGTGATGGACGGGATTGAGGTGGCCAAGCGCATCCGCAAGACCTCCAACGTCCCCATCCTCATCCTCACCGCCAAGGACCGCGTGGAGGACAAGGTGGCGGGCCTGGACGCGGGGGCCGACGACTACCTGGTGAAGCCCTTCTCCATAGAAGAGCTCCTCGCCCGGGTCAGGGCCCACCTCCGCCGGGTCACCCCGGCCATCACCGGGGAGATCCGGGTGGCGGACCTCATCATCAACCTCGAGGGCCGGGAGGTCTTCCGGGGAAACCGCCGCATTGAACTCTCCAACAAGGAGTTTGAGCTTCTGGAGCTCCTCGCCAAAAACCCCGGCAAGGTCTTCAGCCGCTACGAGATTGAGGAGAAGGTCTGGCCCGGCTACCAAGGGGGAAGCAACGTGGTGGACGTCTACATCGGCTACCTGCGCAAGAAGCTGGAGGCGGGGGGGGAGCGCCGCCTCATCCACACGGTGCGGGGCGTGGGGTACGTCCTCAGGGAGGACTGA
- the trhA gene encoding PAQR family membrane homeostasis protein TrhA, which translates to MVREPFNALSHALGVPLALLGGLLLLLLAPREAWPALLAFGLTMALMFGASALYHTLKAEDRLLAWLRRLDHAAIFLFIAGSYTPFLAEGLEGGDKALALALVWGLALLGVGFRLLYLKAPRWLYTLAYLALGWLSLFFLPRLHLPLPTLALMALSGLSYTLGAWVYGTKRPDPWPGRVGFHGVWHVLVLLGSLFMYLAVLSLYT; encoded by the coding sequence ATGGTCCGCGAGCCCTTCAACGCCCTGAGCCACGCCCTCGGGGTGCCCCTCGCCCTCCTCGGAGGCCTCCTTCTCCTCCTCCTGGCCCCCAGGGAGGCCTGGCCCGCCCTTCTCGCCTTCGGCCTCACCATGGCCCTGATGTTCGGGGCGAGCGCCCTCTACCACACCCTCAAGGCGGAAGACCGCCTCCTGGCCTGGCTCAGGAGGCTGGACCACGCCGCCATCTTCCTCTTCATCGCGGGGAGCTACACCCCCTTCCTGGCCGAGGGGCTGGAGGGGGGCGATAAGGCCCTGGCCCTCGCCCTCGTGTGGGGGCTCGCCCTCCTCGGGGTGGGCTTCCGCCTCCTCTACCTCAAGGCCCCAAGGTGGCTCTACACCCTGGCCTACCTGGCCCTGGGGTGGCTTTCCCTCTTCTTCTTGCCGAGGCTTCACCTTCCCCTTCCCACCCTCGCCCTCATGGCCCTCTCCGGCCTCTCCTACACCTTGGGGGCCTGGGTCTACGGAACCAAGCGCCCCGACCCCTGGCCCGGGCGGGTGGGCTTCCACGGGGTGTGGCACGTCCTCGTCCTCCTGGGAAGCCTCTTTATGTACCTGGCGGTCTTGAGCCTCTACACCTAG
- a CDS encoding elongation factor G, producing MIRTVALVGHAGSGKTTLTEALLYKTGAKERRGRVEEGTTTTDYTPEAKLHRTTVRTGVAPLLFRGHRVFLLDAPGYGDFVGEIRGALEAADAALVAVSAEAGVQVGTERAWTVAERLGLPRMVVVTKLDKGGDYYALLEDLRSTLGPILPIDLPLYEGGKWVGLIDVFHGKAYRYENGEEREAEVPPEERERVQRFRQEVLEAIVETDEGLLEKYLEGEEVTGEALEKAFHEAVRRGLLYPVALASGEREIGVLPLLELILEALPSPTERFGDGPPLAKVFKVQVDPFMGQVAYLRLYRGRLKPGDSLQSEAGQVRLPHLYVPMGKDLLEVEEAEAGFVLGVPKAEGLHRGMVLWQGEKPESEEVPFARLPDPNVPVALHPKGRTDEARLGEALRKLLEEDPSLKLERQEETGELLLWGHGELHLATAKERLQDYGVEVEFSVPKVPYRETIKKVAEGQGKYKKQTGGHGQYGDVWLRLEPASEYGFEWRITGGVIPSKYQEAIEEGIKEAAKKGVLAGFPVMGFKAIVYNGSYHEVDSSDLAFQIAASLAFKKVMAEAHPVLLEPIYRLKVLAPQERVGDVLSDLQARRGRILGMEQEGALSVVHAEVPLAEVLEYYKALPGLTGGAGAYTLEFSHYAEVPPHLAQRIVQERAQEG from the coding sequence ATGATCCGAACCGTCGCCCTGGTGGGGCACGCGGGAAGCGGGAAAACCACCCTCACGGAGGCCCTACTTTACAAGACCGGGGCCAAGGAGCGCCGGGGCCGGGTGGAGGAGGGCACCACCACCACGGACTACACCCCCGAGGCCAAGCTCCACCGCACCACGGTGCGCACCGGGGTGGCCCCTCTCCTCTTTCGGGGCCACCGCGTCTTCCTCCTGGACGCCCCGGGCTACGGGGACTTCGTGGGGGAGATCCGGGGGGCCTTGGAGGCCGCGGACGCCGCCTTGGTGGCCGTGTCCGCGGAGGCCGGGGTGCAGGTGGGCACGGAAAGGGCCTGGACCGTGGCGGAGAGGCTCGGCCTCCCCCGGATGGTGGTGGTCACCAAGCTGGACAAGGGCGGGGACTACTACGCCCTCCTGGAGGACCTGAGGAGCACCCTGGGCCCCATCCTCCCCATAGACCTGCCCCTCTACGAAGGGGGGAAGTGGGTGGGGCTTATTGACGTCTTCCACGGCAAGGCCTACCGCTACGAGAACGGGGAGGAAAGGGAGGCGGAGGTCCCCCCGGAGGAAAGGGAGAGGGTGCAGCGCTTCCGCCAGGAGGTCCTCGAGGCCATCGTGGAGACGGACGAGGGCCTCTTGGAGAAGTACCTGGAAGGGGAGGAGGTCACGGGAGAAGCCCTGGAGAAGGCCTTCCACGAGGCGGTGCGGCGGGGCCTCCTCTACCCCGTGGCCCTGGCTTCCGGGGAGAGGGAGATCGGGGTCCTGCCCCTTCTGGAACTGATCCTGGAGGCCCTCCCCTCCCCCACGGAGCGCTTCGGGGATGGTCCCCCCTTGGCCAAGGTCTTCAAGGTCCAGGTGGACCCCTTTATGGGCCAGGTGGCCTACCTGCGCCTCTACCGGGGAAGGCTTAAGCCCGGGGACAGCCTCCAAAGCGAGGCCGGGCAGGTGCGCCTCCCCCACCTCTACGTGCCCATGGGGAAGGACCTCTTGGAGGTGGAGGAGGCGGAGGCGGGGTTCGTCCTGGGCGTCCCCAAGGCGGAAGGCCTCCACCGGGGGATGGTCCTTTGGCAAGGGGAGAAGCCGGAAAGCGAAGAGGTGCCCTTCGCCCGCCTGCCCGACCCCAACGTCCCCGTGGCCCTCCACCCCAAGGGGCGCACGGACGAGGCCAGGCTGGGCGAGGCCCTGAGGAAGCTCCTCGAGGAGGACCCGAGCCTGAAGCTAGAGCGCCAGGAGGAGACGGGGGAGCTCCTCCTTTGGGGCCACGGGGAGCTCCACCTCGCCACCGCCAAGGAACGCCTCCAGGACTACGGGGTGGAGGTGGAGTTCTCCGTGCCCAAGGTGCCCTACCGGGAGACCATCAAGAAGGTGGCCGAGGGCCAGGGCAAGTACAAGAAGCAGACCGGGGGGCACGGCCAGTACGGGGACGTGTGGCTCAGGCTGGAGCCCGCAAGCGAGTACGGCTTTGAGTGGCGCATCACCGGGGGGGTCATCCCCAGCAAGTACCAGGAGGCCATAGAGGAGGGGATCAAGGAGGCGGCCAAGAAGGGGGTGCTGGCGGGCTTTCCGGTGATGGGCTTCAAGGCCATCGTCTACAACGGCTCCTACCACGAGGTGGACTCCTCGGACCTCGCCTTTCAGATCGCCGCAAGCCTGGCCTTCAAGAAGGTGATGGCCGAGGCGCACCCCGTGCTTCTAGAGCCCATCTACCGCCTCAAGGTCCTCGCCCCTCAGGAGCGGGTGGGGGACGTCCTCTCCGACCTCCAGGCCCGGCGGGGGCGGATTTTGGGCATGGAGCAGGAGGGGGCCTTGAGCGTGGTCCACGCCGAGGTGCCCCTCGCCGAGGTCCTGGAGTACTACAAGGCCCTCCCCGGCCTCACCGGGGGGGCGGGGGCCTACACCCTGGAGTTCAGCCACTACGCCGAGGTCCCCCCGCACCTCGCCCAGCGGATCGTCCAGGAGAGGGCCCAGGAGGGCTAG
- the ppsA gene encoding phosphoenolpyruvate synthase, translated as MRWVRFFHEVGLEDVPLVGGKNASLGEMIRELSPLGVRVPEGFATTSEAYWHFLEHNGLKEAIARELGELDPEDPKALQRVSRRLRNLILKGEYPQDLREEILEAYRRLSEEAGEEEIPVAVRSSATAEDLPTASFAGQQESFLYVQGEADLLLHVKRAMASLFTARAISYRAHMGFDHLKVALSVGVQRMVRADDAASGVIFTLDPDTGHRGFVYLTAIYGLGENIVQGRVIPDGYYVHKETFREGFRAVVYRRLGAKELTLAFDPREGRLKNRPTPLYLRNRFALRDEEVLLLADWAMKIEDHYSKKRGSPTPMDIEWAKDGPTGELFVLQARPETVHSQKTPVLRVFRLLKRGEVLAEGLAVGEAIAMGRARVLKDPKEMDRFQEGEVLVTETTNPDWEPIMKKAAAIVTERGGRTSHAAIVARELGVPAVVGAVGATRSVPEGEEVTVSCAEGERGVVYRGRLPFEVEEIRPETLPRTRTRILVNVGTPEEALRTSLLPTDGVGLLRMEFVFASHVRVHPLALTRFETLPKEVRRQVEEVTEAYPDKRAYFVETLSQGIGLIAAAFYPRPVLLRFSDFKTNEYARLLGGHLFEPKEENPMLGWRGASRYYHPDYKEGFLLEVAAVRRVREEMGLKNLMVMVPFCRTPEEGEKVLEVMAEGGLRRGEGGLEVHVMAEIPSNVLEAEAFAELFDGFSIGSNDLTQLALGLDRDSERVAHLFDERRETVKRLAAMLIEKAHAKGKKVGICGQAPSDYPEFAAFLVERGIDSLSLNPDALLRTVREVAEVERRLGIG; from the coding sequence GTGAGGTGGGTGCGGTTTTTCCACGAGGTGGGCCTCGAGGACGTCCCCCTGGTGGGGGGGAAGAACGCCTCCCTGGGGGAGATGATCCGGGAGCTCTCCCCCTTAGGGGTCAGGGTGCCCGAGGGCTTCGCCACCACCAGCGAGGCGTATTGGCACTTTCTGGAGCATAACGGCCTGAAAGAGGCCATCGCCCGGGAACTGGGGGAGCTGGACCCGGAGGACCCCAAGGCCCTGCAAAGGGTAAGCCGCCGCCTGCGGAACCTGATCCTGAAGGGCGAATACCCCCAAGACCTCCGGGAGGAGATCCTCGAGGCCTACCGCAGGCTTTCCGAGGAGGCGGGGGAGGAGGAGATCCCCGTGGCCGTGCGGAGTAGCGCCACCGCCGAGGACCTCCCCACGGCGAGCTTCGCCGGACAGCAGGAAAGCTTTCTCTACGTCCAGGGGGAAGCGGACCTCCTCCTCCACGTGAAGCGGGCCATGGCGAGCCTCTTCACGGCGCGGGCCATCAGCTACCGGGCCCACATGGGCTTTGACCACCTCAAGGTGGCCCTCTCCGTGGGGGTCCAGCGCATGGTGCGGGCGGACGACGCCGCAAGCGGGGTCATCTTCACCTTGGACCCCGACACCGGCCACCGGGGCTTCGTCTACCTCACGGCCATCTACGGCCTGGGCGAGAACATCGTCCAGGGCCGGGTGATTCCGGACGGCTACTACGTGCACAAGGAGACCTTCCGTGAGGGCTTCCGGGCCGTGGTCTACAGAAGGCTCGGCGCCAAGGAGCTCACCCTGGCCTTTGACCCCAGGGAGGGAAGGCTCAAGAACCGCCCCACGCCCCTCTACCTGCGAAACCGCTTCGCCCTAAGGGACGAGGAGGTCCTCCTCCTTGCCGACTGGGCCATGAAGATTGAGGACCACTACTCCAAGAAGCGGGGTAGCCCCACCCCCATGGACATTGAGTGGGCCAAGGACGGCCCCACGGGGGAGCTCTTCGTCCTCCAGGCCCGGCCCGAGACCGTCCACTCGCAAAAGACCCCGGTCCTCCGCGTCTTCCGCCTCCTCAAGCGGGGCGAGGTCCTGGCCGAGGGCCTCGCCGTGGGGGAGGCCATCGCCATGGGGCGGGCCCGCGTCCTCAAGGACCCGAAGGAGATGGACCGCTTCCAGGAGGGGGAGGTCCTGGTCACCGAGACCACCAACCCCGACTGGGAGCCCATCATGAAGAAGGCGGCGGCCATCGTCACCGAAAGGGGCGGGCGCACCTCCCACGCGGCCATCGTGGCCCGGGAGCTGGGGGTGCCCGCGGTGGTGGGGGCGGTGGGGGCCACGCGGAGCGTCCCCGAGGGGGAGGAGGTCACGGTCTCCTGCGCCGAGGGGGAGCGGGGCGTGGTCTACCGTGGGAGGCTCCCCTTTGAGGTGGAGGAGATCCGCCCCGAAACCCTGCCCAGGACCCGGACCCGGATCCTGGTGAACGTGGGCACCCCGGAGGAGGCCCTGAGGACGAGCCTCCTTCCCACGGACGGGGTGGGGCTTTTGCGCATGGAGTTCGTCTTCGCGAGCCACGTGCGTGTCCACCCCCTGGCCCTCACCCGGTTTGAAACCCTGCCCAAGGAGGTGCGCCGCCAGGTGGAGGAGGTCACCGAGGCCTACCCCGACAAGCGGGCCTACTTCGTGGAGACCTTAAGCCAGGGCATCGGCCTCATCGCCGCCGCCTTCTATCCGAGGCCCGTTCTCCTCCGCTTCTCCGACTTCAAGACCAACGAGTACGCCCGCCTCCTCGGGGGGCACCTCTTTGAGCCCAAGGAGGAAAACCCCATGCTGGGGTGGCGGGGGGCGAGCCGCTACTACCACCCGGACTACAAGGAGGGCTTCCTCCTGGAGGTGGCCGCGGTGAGGCGGGTTAGGGAGGAGATGGGCCTCAAGAACCTCATGGTCATGGTCCCCTTCTGCCGCACCCCGGAGGAGGGGGAGAAGGTCTTGGAGGTGATGGCCGAAGGGGGGCTTAGGCGGGGAGAGGGGGGCCTCGAGGTCCACGTGATGGCGGAGATCCCCTCCAACGTCCTCGAGGCCGAGGCCTTCGCCGAGCTCTTTGACGGCTTCTCCATCGGCTCCAACGACCTCACCCAGCTCGCTTTGGGCCTGGACCGGGACTCGGAAAGGGTGGCCCACCTCTTTGACGAGCGGCGGGAGACGGTGAAGCGCCTCGCGGCCATGCTCATTGAGAAGGCCCACGCCAAGGGGAAGAAGGTGGGCATCTGCGGCCAGGCTCCTTCCGACTACCCCGAGTTCGCCGCCTTCCTGGTGGAACGGGGCATAGACTCCCTAAGCCTCAACCCCGATGCCCTCCTGCGCACGGTGCGGGAGGTGGCCGAGGTGGAAAGGAGGCTCGGGATCGGGTAG
- a CDS encoding sensor histidine kinase: protein MTLRTRITLLTAGLLLVAFLVLGFALEGLLRNFLYGSLRTDLKEAANQVVRLLNLGGQALLEAGLPPSLYAEVQLLPEEDPALLAREGGISLQKSPALGSQRLLLQEEAYRELLKRGEVWAYAELPREGHPLRLLVYARKVEVNLSGSVWKGALLVGRPTEDLEATLSQFARIYAGTALFVLLLSLFLARSLVARALEPLEWAARKAEAMSARPEPLPEPETRDEVAALVKALNGMLTRLQEAFEAQTRFLQDASHELRTPITAILGHVGYLLRRTPLTEAQRESLEVVKREAERMGKLVSDLLDLSQSGAWRIRPVPVRVLDLLEEVREEFAKSFDGEILVEAPEDLYVLGDPDRLHQVMANLVSNALKAGARHVWLRAFDLGDKAVVRVEDDGEGIPEEHLPHLFERFYRVDKARDRERGGSGLGLAIVKAILEAHGGEVWVESQVGKGTAFSFSLPASGPPPPPR from the coding sequence ATGACCCTTAGGACCCGGATCACCCTCCTCACGGCGGGGCTCCTCCTCGTGGCCTTTTTGGTCCTCGGCTTCGCCCTGGAGGGGCTCCTTCGGAACTTCCTCTACGGGAGCCTGCGCACCGACCTGAAGGAGGCGGCCAACCAGGTGGTGCGCCTCCTCAACCTGGGGGGGCAGGCCCTCCTCGAGGCCGGCCTCCCCCCGAGCCTCTACGCCGAGGTCCAGCTCCTCCCCGAGGAGGACCCGGCCCTCCTCGCCCGGGAGGGCGGGATCAGCCTGCAGAAAAGCCCCGCCCTGGGAAGCCAGCGCCTCCTCCTCCAGGAGGAGGCCTACCGGGAGCTCCTCAAGCGGGGAGAGGTGTGGGCCTACGCGGAGCTCCCCCGTGAGGGCCACCCCCTGCGGCTTCTCGTCTACGCCCGGAAGGTGGAGGTCAACCTCTCGGGCTCGGTGTGGAAGGGCGCCCTCCTCGTGGGCCGGCCCACGGAGGACCTGGAGGCCACCCTAAGCCAGTTCGCCCGCATCTACGCGGGCACGGCCCTCTTCGTCCTCCTCCTCTCCCTCTTCCTCGCCCGCAGCCTCGTGGCCCGGGCCCTGGAGCCCTTGGAGTGGGCGGCGCGCAAGGCCGAGGCCATGAGCGCCCGCCCCGAGCCCTTACCGGAGCCGGAAACCCGGGACGAGGTGGCCGCCCTGGTCAAGGCCCTGAACGGGATGCTCACCCGCCTGCAGGAGGCCTTTGAGGCCCAGACCCGCTTCCTCCAGGACGCCTCCCACGAGCTCAGGACCCCCATCACCGCCATCCTGGGGCACGTGGGCTACCTGCTCCGGCGCACCCCCCTCACCGAGGCCCAGCGGGAGAGCCTCGAGGTGGTGAAGCGGGAGGCGGAGCGCATGGGTAAGCTCGTCTCCGACCTCCTGGACCTCTCGCAAAGCGGCGCCTGGAGGATCCGCCCTGTGCCTGTGCGGGTCTTGGACCTCCTGGAAGAGGTGCGGGAGGAGTTCGCCAAAAGCTTTGACGGGGAGATCCTGGTGGAGGCCCCCGAGGACCTCTACGTCCTGGGGGACCCCGACCGGCTCCACCAGGTCATGGCCAACCTGGTCTCCAACGCCCTCAAGGCGGGGGCCCGGCACGTGTGGCTTAGGGCCTTTGACCTAGGGGACAAGGCGGTGGTCCGGGTGGAGGACGACGGGGAGGGGATCCCCGAGGAGCACCTCCCCCACCTCTTTGAGCGCTTCTACCGGGTGGACAAGGCCCGGGACCGGGAACGGGGCGGGTCGGGCCTCGGCCTCGCCATCGTGAAGGCCATCCTCGAGGCCCACGGGGGGGAGGTCTGGGTGGAGAGCCAGGTGGGCAAGGGGACGGCCTTCAGCTTTTCCCTTCCCGCAAGCGGGCCACCGCCTCCTCCACGCTGA
- the ccsA gene encoding cytochrome c biogenesis protein CcsA: MTLALAFLGVVGVAFGVFLPAGLSWGGAFLLLGALFHALAEGPFAGPAQVALVLGGLLALRGKTLWDRPRLRPLGRYLAFLALLLALFALRSLPHPGGDLPLLLTLFHAGAFLVAYLALSVGVGAGAMCALQDLRLRLAPERAVAAAPLWSLRRLERGYLRVGYVAATLGLASGMAWAFGYFGSPLSPDPKEVSVVLGWLLLTLYFLLDERLRGLLRAGLLLGAYALFLFALLGAPFLGSRHPSGLGF; the protein is encoded by the coding sequence ATGACCCTGGCCCTGGCCTTTCTCGGGGTGGTGGGGGTGGCCTTTGGGGTCTTTCTCCCCGCGGGGCTTTCCTGGGGCGGGGCCTTCCTCCTCCTTGGGGCCCTCTTCCACGCCCTGGCCGAAGGGCCCTTCGCCGGGCCCGCCCAGGTGGCCTTGGTCCTGGGGGGGCTCCTCGCCCTCCGGGGAAAGACCCTTTGGGACCGGCCCCGGCTTAGGCCCCTGGGCCGGTACCTGGCCTTTTTGGCCCTCCTCCTCGCCCTCTTCGCCCTCCGGTCCCTACCCCACCCCGGGGGAGACCTGCCCCTCCTCCTCACCCTCTTCCACGCCGGGGCCTTCCTCGTGGCCTACCTCGCCCTGAGCGTGGGGGTGGGGGCGGGGGCGATGTGCGCCCTCCAGGACCTGAGGCTCCGCCTGGCCCCCGAGCGGGCCGTGGCCGCCGCCCCCCTTTGGAGCCTGAGGCGGCTTGAGCGGGGTTACCTCCGGGTGGGGTACGTGGCGGCCACCCTGGGGCTTGCGAGCGGCATGGCCTGGGCCTTCGGCTACTTCGGGAGCCCTCTGAGCCCGGACCCCAAGGAGGTTTCGGTGGTCCTGGGCTGGCTTCTCCTCACCCTCTACTTCCTTCTGGACGAGCGGCTGCGGGGCCTTCTTCGGGCGGGCCTCCTCCTCGGGGCCTACGCCCTCTTCCTGTTCGCCCTTTTGGGGGCCCCCTTCCTGGGTTCCCGGCACCCCTCGGGGCTGGGGTTTTAA
- a CDS encoding Mov34/MPN/PAD-1 family protein, whose protein sequence is MLYVPRGLLEETRAHLLREAPKEGVGLWAGRREVERVIPLPNVHPSPLTAYLADPLALLKALKALEREGLSLLAIYHSHPKGPALPSPRDIKEARWRVPYVIFGTDGVRAFLLPEGQEVALVVL, encoded by the coding sequence GTGCTCTACGTGCCTCGAGGCCTTCTGGAGGAGACCCGGGCCCACCTCCTGAGGGAGGCCCCCAAGGAGGGGGTGGGGCTCTGGGCGGGCAGGCGCGAGGTGGAGCGGGTCATCCCCCTGCCCAACGTCCACCCGAGCCCCCTCACCGCCTACCTGGCGGACCCCCTGGCCCTCCTCAAGGCCCTCAAGGCGCTTGAGCGGGAGGGGCTTTCCCTGCTTGCCATCTACCACTCCCACCCCAAAGGCCCCGCCCTTCCGAGCCCGAGGGACATCAAGGAGGCCCGCTGGCGGGTGCCCTACGTCATCTTCGGCACGGACGGGGTCCGGGCCTTCCTCCTCCCCGAGGGGCAGGAGGTGGCCCTAGTGGTGCTCTAG
- a CDS encoding DUF2089 domain-containing protein, which translates to MNEFALLPKEHLDFLRLFVKTRGNLKEVERILGVSYPTVRARLDALLKALGYEEDEGKDRLEVLEALRRGEISVEEAVARLREGKS; encoded by the coding sequence TTGAACGAGTTCGCCCTCCTCCCCAAGGAGCACCTGGACTTCCTGCGGCTTTTCGTGAAGACCCGGGGGAACCTGAAGGAGGTGGAGCGCATCCTGGGGGTTTCCTACCCCACGGTGCGGGCCCGGCTGGACGCCCTCCTGAAGGCCCTGGGGTACGAGGAGGACGAGGGGAAGGACCGCCTCGAGGTCCTGGAGGCCCTAAGGCGGGGGGAGATCAGCGTGGAGGAGGCGGTGGCCCGCTTGCGGGAAGGGAAAAGCTGA
- a CDS encoding AAA family ATPase, with protein MALDRLREALGEALFGQEEVIEALLAVLLARGHALLEGMPGLGKTLLAESLARASGLAYKRIQFTPDLLPQDLTGSEVYREGRFVFVPGPIFAQVVLADEINRAPPKVQSALLEAMQERAVTAGGVRHPLPEPFFVIATQNPLELEGTYPLPEAQLDRFTAKIPFRPPRREVWLRILTEEPKAPEPVEVDLLKAQEEAKEVRVAKEALEAITHVAFLTQEDQRLRMGLSPRGAKAWLSLARALAYLRGKPFVDWKELKDAAFLALPHRLFLTEEALYAGESAEGVLKEALRKGGIP; from the coding sequence ATGGCCTTGGACCGGCTTCGGGAAGCCCTGGGGGAAGCCCTCTTCGGCCAAGAGGAGGTCATAGAGGCCCTCCTCGCCGTCCTCCTCGCCCGGGGGCACGCCCTCTTGGAAGGGATGCCGGGCCTGGGCAAGACCCTCCTCGCGGAGAGCCTGGCCCGGGCGAGCGGCCTCGCCTACAAGCGCATCCAGTTCACCCCGGACCTCCTCCCCCAGGACCTCACGGGAAGCGAGGTCTACCGGGAGGGGCGCTTCGTCTTCGTCCCAGGACCCATCTTCGCCCAGGTGGTCCTGGCGGACGAGATCAACCGGGCGCCCCCCAAGGTGCAGTCGGCCCTCCTCGAGGCCATGCAGGAAAGGGCGGTGACCGCAGGGGGCGTGCGCCACCCCTTGCCCGAGCCCTTCTTCGTCATCGCCACGCAAAACCCCCTGGAGCTGGAGGGCACCTACCCCCTGCCCGAGGCCCAGCTGGACCGCTTCACCGCCAAGATCCCCTTCCGCCCCCCGAGGCGGGAGGTGTGGCTCAGGATCCTCACCGAGGAACCCAAGGCCCCTGAGCCGGTGGAGGTGGACCTCCTCAAGGCCCAGGAGGAGGCGAAGGAGGTGCGGGTGGCCAAGGAAGCCCTGGAGGCCATCACCCACGTGGCCTTCCTCACCCAGGAGGACCAGCGCCTCCGCATGGGGCTTTCCCCCCGCGGGGCCAAAGCGTGGCTTTCCCTCGCCCGGGCCCTCGCCTACCTGCGGGGGAAGCCCTTCGTGGACTGGAAGGAGCTTAAGGACGCCGCCTTCCTCGCCCTCCCCCACCGCCTCTTCCTCACGGAGGAGGCCCTTTACGCGGGGGAAAGCGCCGAGGGCGTGCTGAAGGAGGCTTTGAGGAAAGGAGGGATCCCGTGA
- the hemA gene encoding glutamyl-tRNA reductase: protein MALPLYLVGLSHKTAPLEVRERAALDPVVALPAALSALGKGVVLSTCNRTELYGVGSPEKARAFLLSRGVAPRHLYVKEGVEALRHLYRVAAGLDSLVVGEAQILGQVREALFLARRQGATESLLEKAFQSAIALGKRARSETGIGMGAVSVAYAALDLALAVYGDLSGLSVAVLGAGEMAELFLTHLKAHGVGRILVVNRTEEKAQALAERFGGEAFGLPALPQVLRQADLVVASAAAPHYLVGPEDLPKRAKPLFLIDIALPRNIDPRVGDLPHAYLYNLDDLKRVVDRNLRARAGEIPKVEALIEKALGDYMEWYAGHRVREAIRALEAWARVQAAKAQPEAGPVELEKAAGRLAHPFILGLKRRALDRVGGPPCPEDCLLYRLSRT from the coding sequence ATGGCCTTGCCCCTCTACCTGGTGGGCCTCTCCCACAAGACCGCCCCCCTGGAGGTGCGGGAGCGGGCCGCCTTGGACCCCGTGGTGGCCCTCCCCGCCGCCCTTTCCGCCCTGGGCAAGGGGGTGGTCCTCTCCACCTGCAACCGCACGGAGCTCTACGGGGTGGGAAGCCCCGAGAAGGCCAGGGCCTTCCTCCTCTCAAGGGGGGTGGCCCCCCGGCACCTCTACGTGAAGGAGGGGGTGGAGGCCCTGCGCCACCTCTACCGGGTGGCCGCCGGGCTGGACTCCCTGGTGGTGGGGGAGGCCCAGATCCTGGGCCAGGTGCGGGAGGCCCTCTTCCTGGCCAGGAGGCAGGGCGCCACGGAAAGCCTTCTGGAGAAGGCCTTTCAGTCGGCCATCGCCTTGGGCAAGCGGGCCCGGAGCGAGACGGGCATCGGCATGGGGGCGGTGAGCGTGGCCTACGCCGCCTTGGACCTGGCCCTCGCCGTCTACGGGGACCTTTCCGGGCTTTCCGTGGCCGTGCTGGGGGCGGGGGAGATGGCGGAGCTTTTCCTCACCCACCTGAAGGCCCACGGGGTGGGGCGGATCCTGGTCGTGAACCGGACGGAGGAAAAGGCCCAGGCCCTGGCGGAGCGCTTTGGCGGCGAGGCCTTTGGCCTTCCCGCCCTTCCCCAGGTCTTGCGCCAGGCGGACCTGGTGGTGGCCTCGGCCGCCGCCCCCCACTACCTGGTGGGCCCCGAGGACCTGCCCAAGCGGGCCAAGCCCCTTTTCCTCATAGACATCGCCCTTCCCCGGAACATTGACCCCCGGGTGGGGGACCTCCCCCACGCCTACCTCTACAACCTGGACGACCTCAAGCGGGTGGTGGACCGGAACCTAAGGGCCCGCGCGGGGGAGATCCCCAAGGTGGAAGCCCTCATTGAGAAGGCCTTAGGGGACTACATGGAGTGGTACGCGGGCCACCGGGTGCGGGAGGCCATCCGGGCCCTCGAGGCCTGGGCCCGGGTCCAGGCGGCCAAGGCCCAGCCGGAGGCCGGGCCTGTGGAGCTGGAAAAGGCGGCGGGGCGTCTGGCCCACCCCTTCATCCTGGGGCTGAAGCGCCGCGCCCTGGACCGGGTGGGGGGGCCTCCCTGCCCGGAGGACTGCCTCCTCTACCGGCTTTCCCGGACATGA